One Pseudoclavibacter endophyticus DNA segment encodes these proteins:
- a CDS encoding acyl-CoA synthetase, whose protein sequence is MRNQGLGAWVHRRRVKSRGDVAVVFEGREITYDQLSVRIDRLANALADRGVVKGSRVAYLGNNHPAFLETFFACGVLGAVFVPLNTRLAPPEIEYAIEDAVVDTFVTDVRMRDLARAGAWQSRIRVRLLVGGDAYEGVESYDEAIAAASEEHRDEFVSLDDPAMILYTSGTTGRPKGAVLTHGNFTWNSFNALVDYDITSDSVTLLIAPLFHVASLGMGAVPAMLKGARVILRDKFEPGAVLRDIEELGVTALSGVPTTFQMLAEHPDWGTADLSSLRMLTCGGSSVPLRVLDAFEDRGLSFTSGYGMTETSPGATSLNPRSARTHHGSSGLAMFFTDVRVVDDAGKPVPAGTVGEIVIKGPNVIKEYWRRPEATAESRFGEWHRSGDLGFLDEDGYLYVSGRAKDMIISGGENIYPAEVEQIIMEIPDVDAVALIGKPDDKWGEVPLAVLVTKSGEPLPDGRVQAHLINRVAKYKVPRETVYIDEMPRNAAGKIRKVDLVRDLIEQPGGDSRPS, encoded by the coding sequence ATGCGGAATCAGGGTCTCGGTGCCTGGGTGCACCGTCGTCGAGTCAAGTCGCGTGGCGACGTGGCGGTCGTGTTCGAGGGGCGCGAGATCACGTACGACCAGCTTTCGGTTCGTATCGACCGGCTCGCCAATGCGCTCGCCGATCGCGGCGTCGTCAAGGGATCGCGCGTTGCCTACCTGGGCAACAACCATCCTGCGTTCCTCGAGACGTTCTTCGCCTGCGGCGTGCTCGGCGCCGTGTTCGTGCCCCTGAACACGCGGCTCGCACCGCCCGAGATCGAGTACGCGATCGAAGATGCGGTCGTCGACACGTTCGTGACCGACGTGCGGATGCGCGACCTCGCACGCGCGGGCGCGTGGCAGTCGCGCATCCGGGTGCGCCTGCTCGTCGGCGGCGACGCCTACGAGGGGGTCGAGTCGTATGACGAGGCGATCGCGGCGGCGTCGGAGGAGCACCGTGACGAGTTCGTGTCGCTCGACGACCCGGCGATGATTCTCTACACCTCCGGGACCACGGGGCGCCCGAAGGGGGCCGTGCTGACCCACGGCAACTTCACTTGGAACTCGTTCAACGCGCTCGTCGACTACGACATCACGAGCGACTCGGTGACGCTGCTCATCGCGCCGCTGTTCCACGTGGCGTCGCTCGGCATGGGAGCGGTGCCCGCGATGCTCAAGGGCGCCCGCGTCATCCTGCGCGACAAGTTCGAGCCGGGTGCCGTGCTCCGCGACATCGAGGAGCTCGGCGTGACCGCGCTGAGCGGCGTGCCGACGACGTTCCAGATGCTGGCGGAGCACCCCGACTGGGGCACCGCCGATCTGTCGTCGCTGCGGATGCTCACGTGCGGCGGTTCGAGCGTGCCCCTTCGCGTGCTCGATGCGTTCGAGGACCGCGGGCTCAGCTTCACCTCGGGCTACGGCATGACCGAGACCTCGCCCGGTGCCACGTCGCTCAATCCCCGAAGCGCCCGCACGCATCACGGATCATCGGGCCTGGCGATGTTCTTCACCGATGTCCGAGTCGTCGACGACGCGGGCAAACCCGTGCCCGCCGGCACGGTCGGTGAGATCGTGATCAAGGGCCCGAACGTTATCAAGGAGTACTGGCGCCGCCCCGAGGCCACCGCCGAGTCGAGGTTCGGCGAGTGGCACCGCTCGGGCGACCTCGGCTTCCTCGACGAGGACGGCTACCTCTACGTCTCGGGGCGCGCGAAAGACATGATCATCTCCGGGGGCGAGAACATCTACCCGGCCGAGGTCGAGCAGATCATCATGGAGATTCCCGACGTCGATGCCGTGGCGCTCATCGGCAAGCCCGACGACAAGTGGGGCGAGGTGCCGCTCGCGGTGCTCGTCACGAAGTCCGGCGAGCCGTTGCCGGATGGCAGGGTGCAAGCTCACCTCATCAACCGTGTCGCGAAGTACAAGGTGCCGCGCGAGACGGTGTACATCGACGAGATGCCGCGCAACGCGGCGGGCAAGATTCGCAAGGTCGACCTGGTGCGGGACCTCATCGAGCAGCCCGGCGGGGATTCCCGCCCCTCGTGA
- a CDS encoding benzaldehyde dehydrogenase, with the protein MTDTTDLLGSEAWAGKIYLDGWRAGRGGAADTVEPATGESLGSIGLATSDDVREAATVAATAQREWAARKPEERAAVLRRAGLLWEQHADEVGSWIIRETGAIPPKAGLETHIAANECFEASALPTHPQGEILATNEDRWSFARRRPLGVVGVIAPFNFPLILSIRAVAPALALGNAVLLKPDPRTTVAGGVTIARVLEEAGLPRGLFALLPGGADVGTAIVEAPEVRTVAFTGSTAAGRAIGEIAARHLKPVHLELGGNNAMIVLAGADLDAAASAAAFGSFMHQGQICMTTGRHLVHESIHDDYVAKLAEKARNLPVGNPAADQVALGPIIDEKQRDRILDLVERSTQAGARVEAGGTAEGLFMKPTVLTGLADDTPAWRDEIFGPVAPVRSFSTLDEAVEIVNASEYGLSVSILGDVGEAMKLADRIDSGKVHINEQTVSDEANAPFGGTKNSGNGTRIGGAAANIESFTETQWVTVRPEIAPYPF; encoded by the coding sequence ATGACCGACACCACTGACCTGCTCGGCTCTGAGGCGTGGGCGGGCAAGATCTACCTGGACGGCTGGCGAGCGGGTCGCGGTGGCGCGGCCGACACGGTCGAGCCTGCGACCGGCGAATCGCTCGGCAGCATCGGCCTCGCAACCTCCGATGATGTGCGCGAGGCCGCCACCGTCGCGGCCACGGCCCAGCGCGAGTGGGCAGCCCGGAAGCCGGAGGAGCGCGCCGCCGTGCTGCGCCGCGCCGGCCTGCTGTGGGAGCAGCACGCCGACGAGGTCGGCTCGTGGATCATCCGCGAGACCGGCGCGATCCCGCCGAAGGCCGGGCTCGAGACGCACATCGCGGCGAATGAGTGCTTCGAGGCGTCCGCGCTGCCGACGCATCCGCAGGGCGAGATCCTCGCGACCAACGAAGACCGCTGGTCGTTCGCCCGACGTCGCCCGCTCGGCGTCGTCGGCGTCATCGCACCGTTCAACTTCCCCCTCATCCTCTCGATCCGCGCTGTCGCGCCCGCGCTCGCGCTCGGCAACGCCGTGCTTCTGAAGCCCGACCCGCGCACGACCGTCGCCGGCGGCGTGACGATCGCCCGCGTGCTCGAGGAGGCCGGCCTGCCGCGCGGCCTGTTCGCCCTGCTGCCCGGCGGCGCCGACGTCGGCACCGCCATCGTCGAGGCGCCGGAGGTGCGCACGGTCGCGTTCACGGGATCGACCGCTGCCGGCCGCGCGATCGGCGAGATCGCCGCCCGTCACCTCAAGCCGGTGCACCTCGAACTCGGCGGCAACAACGCCATGATCGTCCTCGCGGGTGCAGACCTCGATGCCGCCGCGTCGGCCGCCGCGTTCGGGTCGTTCATGCACCAGGGGCAGATCTGCATGACGACGGGGCGTCATCTCGTGCACGAGTCGATCCACGACGACTACGTCGCCAAGCTCGCCGAGAAGGCGCGCAACCTGCCCGTCGGCAACCCGGCGGCCGACCAGGTCGCCCTCGGGCCCATCATCGACGAGAAGCAGCGCGACCGCATCCTCGACCTCGTGGAGCGCTCGACGCAGGCCGGCGCCCGCGTCGAAGCCGGCGGGACGGCCGAGGGACTGTTCATGAAGCCGACCGTGCTCACGGGGCTCGCCGATGACACGCCCGCATGGCGCGACGAGATCTTCGGACCGGTCGCGCCCGTGCGATCGTTCTCGACCCTTGACGAGGCCGTCGAGATCGTCAACGCGAGCGAGTACGGCCTCTCGGTGTCGATCCTGGGCGATGTGGGCGAGGCCATGAAGCTCGCCGACCGCATCGACTCGGGCAAGGTGCACATCAACGAGCAGACCGTGTCCGACGAGGCCAACGCGCCGTTCGGCGGCACCAAGAACTCGGGCAACGGCACCCGCATCGGCGGTGCGGCCGCCAACATCGAATCGTTCACCGAGACCCAGTGGGTGACGGTGCGGCCCGAGATCGCGCCCTACCCGTTCTAG
- a CDS encoding AraC-like ligand-binding domain-containing protein, with the protein MLQRATVAVPDEVRASRQRRFAAPAARLAETRTPVAARPPGPRGVPSAEFRDFCRALADAGVTIDVEAPRPDLFRGAVGSWPLGDMHLLRVDGGAHAVHRTTTLIDCDPTDCVEFVAVERGRVLLVQDGRSVALEDGDMTLYDSDRPYSIACDEGVRLAVIIVPRAALAVPPNVLRRAFIRRWRGETGPGAVVGPYLANLAGQAAGLREVVAQRFARTAAGLVSTLIEETCADEHEGAHSALLQRIVDYIDRNLADHELSPGRIAAAHFISVRHLHALFSAHGMTVSSCIRNRRLERSYEQLLLPAALGGSMVEIAEANGFSCASHFSRVFRARFGVPPSAIRRRAS; encoded by the coding sequence ATGCTGCAACGTGCAACGGTTGCCGTACCCGACGAGGTGCGCGCGTCGCGACAGCGACGATTCGCGGCACCTGCGGCGCGGCTCGCGGAGACGCGCACGCCGGTCGCGGCGAGGCCGCCCGGTCCGCGCGGTGTGCCGTCGGCCGAGTTTCGCGACTTCTGCCGGGCGCTCGCCGACGCGGGCGTCACGATCGATGTCGAGGCGCCGAGGCCGGACCTGTTCCGGGGCGCTGTCGGCTCGTGGCCGCTCGGCGACATGCACCTCCTCAGGGTCGACGGTGGTGCACACGCCGTGCATCGAACGACCACCCTCATCGACTGCGACCCGACCGACTGCGTCGAGTTCGTGGCGGTCGAGCGCGGCCGCGTGCTGCTCGTCCAGGACGGCCGGAGCGTCGCGCTCGAAGACGGCGACATGACGCTCTACGACAGCGACCGCCCGTACTCGATCGCGTGCGACGAGGGCGTGCGCCTGGCGGTCATCATCGTGCCGCGCGCGGCGCTCGCGGTGCCGCCGAACGTGCTCCGTCGCGCGTTCATCCGCCGGTGGCGCGGGGAGACGGGGCCCGGCGCGGTGGTCGGGCCCTACCTCGCGAATCTCGCCGGGCAGGCCGCCGGGCTGCGCGAGGTCGTTGCGCAGCGGTTCGCCCGAACGGCCGCCGGTCTCGTGTCGACGCTGATCGAAGAGACGTGCGCCGACGAGCACGAGGGAGCGCACTCCGCGTTGCTGCAACGTATCGTCGACTACATCGATCGCAACCTCGCCGACCACGAGCTCTCACCCGGCAGAATCGCCGCCGCGCACTTCATCTCGGTGCGGCACCTGCACGCGCTGTTCAGCGCCCACGGCATGACCGTTTCGAGCTGCATCCGCAACCGCCGTCTTGAGCGCAGTTATGAGCAACTGCTCCTGCCCGCCGCGCTCGGCGGAAGCATGGTCGAGATCGCCGAGGCGAACGGGTTCTCGTGCGCATCGCACTTCAGTCGAGTGTTCCGCGCCCGCTTCGGCGTGCCGCCGTCGGCGATTCGGCGGCGCGCGTCATGA
- a CDS encoding amidohydrolase family protein, whose protein sequence is MYECAIDLDAIEAIDIHVHVEVDDRGHAAVPHAVTEAASAYFKADTERPGLDAIADLYRERRMAAVVFTVDAETNLGHAPNSSFEIAEGAARNADVLIPFGSVDPLQGERAIERAKTLVADYGVRGFKFHPTVQAFDPSDEQFFPLWAAIEEAGVPALFHTGQTGIGAGMPGGYGFKLGLSNPILLDEVAARFPGLQLIMAHPSVPWQAEQLAVATHKPNAWIDLSGWRPKYFGADLVRQANSILQDKVLFGTDFPLIQPERWLADFEALTLKDHVRPKILRDNAIRLLGLT, encoded by the coding sequence ATGTACGAGTGCGCGATCGACCTCGACGCGATCGAGGCGATCGACATCCACGTGCACGTCGAGGTCGACGATCGCGGTCACGCCGCGGTGCCCCACGCGGTCACCGAGGCAGCGAGTGCGTACTTCAAGGCCGACACCGAGCGCCCCGGCCTCGACGCGATCGCCGACCTCTACCGCGAGCGACGCATGGCCGCCGTCGTGTTCACGGTCGACGCCGAGACGAACCTCGGGCACGCGCCGAACTCATCCTTTGAGATCGCCGAGGGCGCGGCGCGCAACGCCGATGTGCTCATCCCCTTCGGGTCGGTCGACCCCCTGCAGGGCGAGCGCGCGATCGAGCGCGCGAAGACGCTCGTCGCCGATTACGGCGTGCGCGGTTTCAAGTTCCACCCGACCGTGCAGGCGTTCGACCCGAGCGATGAGCAGTTCTTCCCCCTCTGGGCGGCGATCGAGGAGGCGGGCGTGCCCGCCCTCTTCCACACGGGGCAGACGGGGATCGGCGCTGGCATGCCGGGCGGCTACGGCTTCAAGCTCGGCCTCTCGAACCCGATCCTCCTCGACGAGGTCGCGGCACGTTTCCCCGGCCTCCAGCTGATCATGGCGCACCCGTCGGTGCCGTGGCAGGCCGAGCAGCTCGCCGTCGCCACGCACAAGCCCAACGCCTGGATCGACCTCTCGGGGTGGCGCCCCAAGTACTTCGGCGCCGACCTCGTGCGCCAGGCGAACTCGATCCTGCAGGACAAGGTGCTCTTCGGCACCGATTTCCCGCTCATCCAGCCCGAGCGCTGGCTCGCCGACTTCGAAGCGCTCACGCTGAAAGACCACGTGCGTCCGAAGATCCTGCGCGACAACGCGATCCGCCTGCTCGGGCTGACCTAA
- a CDS encoding TetR/AcrR family transcriptional regulator, with protein MPKIVDHEQRRADIISGLLRVVARDGIDAATTRALAKELGVATGSLWHYFSNFDTLVAEATARVIDLVSTRIAERTTNVRGMAKFDAIMTELLPLDDVTRNEAVIIVNLWGRLSTRTVYFEWVGTIETWWEDLRAAMCEAVEDGELVPETPVEELVQVFAAITHGQQVAHAAIPETPPEAHEAIVRTVLAPWRA; from the coding sequence ATGCCGAAGATCGTCGACCACGAACAGCGCCGCGCCGACATCATCAGCGGCCTGCTTCGCGTCGTCGCCCGTGATGGCATCGACGCGGCGACCACCCGCGCACTCGCGAAGGAGCTCGGCGTCGCGACCGGCTCGCTCTGGCACTACTTCTCGAACTTCGACACGCTCGTCGCAGAGGCGACGGCGCGGGTCATCGACCTCGTCTCGACGCGGATCGCGGAACGGACGACGAACGTGCGCGGGATGGCCAAGTTCGACGCGATCATGACCGAGCTGCTGCCGCTCGACGACGTGACGCGCAACGAGGCCGTCATCATCGTCAACCTCTGGGGACGCCTCAGCACGCGCACCGTGTACTTCGAGTGGGTCGGCACCATCGAGACCTGGTGGGAAGACCTGCGTGCGGCCATGTGCGAGGCCGTCGAAGACGGCGAGCTCGTGCCGGAGACCCCCGTTGAGGAACTCGTGCAGGTGTTCGCCGCCATCACGCACGGCCAGCAGGTGGCCCACGCCGCGATCCCCGAGACGCCGCCAGAGGCGCACGAGGCCATCGTGCGCACGGTGCTCGCCCCCTGGCGGGCCTGA
- a CDS encoding TetR/AcrR family transcriptional regulator, whose protein sequence is MDPNEHSAADPPDGASADGAEGGETPQYSPDSELTLRERQRRRARADLVRATTEVIEHHGLDGATIERITRRAGTSRATLYAHFPGGRTELIEATYRAIGREIIANAERDAAMHDDWIDRVCAYQRSMLRLAKRRSLSVFYNIDGPHLFSLGRRRGSGSQRSLEAFVEILTRAENEGRIVTGLDIPGLAALLVGAIRETGIDATRSPGSTDGHTRAFRQLLEAISTPV, encoded by the coding sequence ATGGACCCGAACGAGCATTCCGCTGCCGATCCGCCAGACGGCGCGTCGGCAGACGGGGCCGAGGGTGGCGAGACGCCCCAGTACTCCCCGGACAGCGAGCTGACGCTTCGCGAGCGACAGCGTCGACGCGCTCGCGCCGACCTCGTGCGCGCGACGACCGAGGTCATCGAGCACCACGGTCTCGATGGCGCCACAATCGAGCGCATCACGCGACGCGCGGGCACATCGCGTGCGACGCTCTACGCCCACTTCCCTGGCGGGCGCACCGAGCTGATCGAGGCGACCTACCGGGCGATCGGGCGCGAGATCATCGCCAACGCCGAGCGCGACGCGGCCATGCACGACGACTGGATCGATCGGGTGTGCGCCTACCAGCGCTCGATGCTGCGCCTCGCGAAGCGACGCTCGCTCAGCGTCTTCTACAACATCGACGGGCCGCACCTGTTCTCGCTCGGGCGTCGCCGCGGCAGCGGCTCGCAGCGCTCGCTCGAAGCCTTCGTCGAGATCCTCACGCGGGCGGAGAACGAGGGCCGGATCGTGACCGGCCTCGATATCCCGGGCCTCGCCGCCCTCCTGGTCGGCGCAATCCGCGAGACGGGCATCGACGCCACCCGATCGCCGGGCAGCACCGACGGTCACACGAGGGCCTTCCGTCAGCTGCTCGAGGCCATCTCCACGCCGGTCTGA
- a CDS encoding MaoC family dehydratase, producing the protein MAKTVVTFDELAGLEGRDLGASEWIEITQERINTFADATDDHQWIHTDVEKAAAGPFGAPIAHGFLTLSLIIPLYTDLFDVEGASQKINYGLNKVRFTSPVKVGSKVRMLGTIGKVEEVKGGYQVTVSATIEIEGEERPGVVAEFLGRFYK; encoded by the coding sequence ATGGCAAAGACCGTTGTCACCTTCGACGAACTGGCGGGCCTTGAGGGCCGGGACCTCGGCGCCAGCGAATGGATCGAGATCACGCAGGAGCGCATCAACACGTTCGCCGACGCGACCGACGACCACCAGTGGATTCACACCGACGTCGAGAAGGCCGCCGCGGGGCCGTTCGGCGCGCCGATCGCGCACGGCTTTCTGACGCTTTCGCTCATCATCCCGCTCTACACCGACCTGTTCGACGTCGAGGGGGCGTCGCAGAAGATCAACTACGGCCTCAACAAGGTGCGCTTCACCAGCCCCGTGAAGGTCGGGTCGAAGGTGCGCATGCTCGGTACGATCGGCAAGGTCGAGGAGGTCAAGGGCGGCTACCAGGTCACCGTGAGCGCAACGATCGAGATCGAGGGCGAAGAGCGCCCCGGAGTCGTCGCCGAGTTCCTCGGGCGCTTTTACAAGTAG